A window of the Pirellulales bacterium genome harbors these coding sequences:
- a CDS encoding type IV pilus twitching motility protein PilT: MGTLLIDKLLHAVVKQGASDLHIAVGQPPVLRLHGRLRKLETKVLEPDDTVALMKSIAPDRCQQELAEVGGSDFGMAFGDYCRFRCSIFKQRGNVGMVLRQIPNKLLTFEQLGTPPVIKSLCHRPRGLFLVTGPTGSGKSTTLASMVDYINDNIDHHIITIEDPIEFYHYHKKSTVNQREVGVDVPSFSEAIRRALRQDPDVILVGEMRDLATIEAAITAAETGHLVFGTLHTTGAQGTVNRIIDVFPTNQQEQIRVQLSTAIIGVLSQALLPKIGGGRIAAYEMLVVDAAIGNLIRENKTFRINSAIQTGAKVGMQLLDDHLFKLWQEGKVVEEEVAAKAHNLDELTKRIANAKRGLFDDEQDIEDRT; this comes from the coding sequence ATGGGCACATTGTTGATCGATAAACTGCTGCACGCCGTTGTCAAGCAAGGCGCCAGCGATTTGCACATTGCCGTCGGGCAGCCCCCGGTGCTTCGATTGCACGGCCGGCTTCGGAAGCTGGAAACCAAAGTGCTGGAGCCGGACGACACGGTGGCGCTGATGAAAAGCATTGCGCCCGACCGCTGCCAACAGGAACTGGCGGAGGTGGGCGGTTCCGACTTCGGCATGGCCTTCGGCGATTACTGCCGCTTCCGCTGCTCCATTTTCAAGCAGCGCGGCAACGTGGGCATGGTGCTGCGGCAAATTCCCAATAAGCTGTTGACCTTCGAACAGTTGGGGACCCCGCCGGTGATTAAGTCGCTGTGTCATCGTCCCCGCGGATTGTTTTTAGTCACCGGCCCCACCGGCTCGGGCAAAAGCACCACGCTGGCCAGCATGGTCGATTACATCAACGACAACATCGATCATCACATCATCACCATTGAAGACCCGATCGAGTTTTATCACTACCACAAAAAGTCGACGGTCAATCAGCGCGAGGTGGGCGTCGACGTGCCCAGTTTTTCCGAAGCCATTCGCCGCGCCTTGCGCCAAGACCCCGACGTCATTCTGGTAGGCGAAATGCGCGACTTGGCCACGATCGAAGCCGCCATCACCGCCGCCGAAACCGGGCACTTGGTGTTTGGCACGCTGCATACCACTGGGGCCCAAGGCACGGTGAACCGCATCATCGACGTGTTTCCGACCAATCAGCAGGAACAAATCCGCGTGCAATTGTCGACGGCCATCATCGGCGTGTTGTCGCAGGCGCTGTTGCCCAAAATCGGCGGCGGACGAATTGCTGCTTACGAAATGCTGGTGGTCGATGCCGCCATCGGCAATCTGATTCGCGAAAACAAAACATTCCGCATCAACTCGGCCATTCAAACCGGGGCCAAAGTCGGCATGCAGTTATTGGACGACCATTTATTCAAACTCTGGCAGGAAGGCAAAGTGGTCGAGGAAGAAGTGGCCGCCAAGGCCCATAACTTGGACGAGCTGACGAAGCGAATCGCCAACGCCAAGCGCGGCCTGTTCGACGACGAACAAGACATTGAAGACCGCACGTAG
- a CDS encoding ATPase, T2SS/T4P/T4SS family produces the protein MANFAEILIRKRIISQEQLAEAKKLAKESRKSVGEELIRLGYASSDDVMRAMAQEHGLDFVNLNEVVIPPSVVELVPESVARENAVLPLAEDDGTLKVIMSDPLDYDTREKLRFILNRNIEIALAPREMILEAINKHYGQIDGESADSMLQEFTDTAIDFTETVQDAAGGAEEVVDEASAPIVRLVQLIINEAVQLRASDIHVEPFEDRMRIRYRIDGVLVERDSPPKRLAGALLSRLKILAKMDIAERRRPQDGRIKITAAQKEIDLRVSVLPSNHGQSVVMRILDKDNIRVGVRQLGLSEEDFRQFKQLIKRPNGIILVTGPTGSGKTTTLYAALNELNRPDTKIITAEDPVEYYLPGINQVEVRHSIGLDFAKIIRAMLRQAPNIILVGEMRDAETASMGIQASLTGHLVFSTLHTNDAPGAITRMIDMGVPAYLVSSSVIAVLAQRLVRVICPKCKQPFKPSETVLKAAGVTPEMAAAATFMKGKGCNNCQQSGYRGRLGIYELMLMSSKIRELAFEGAATQIIRRAAINLGMTTLYNDGLNKVLKGITTLEELTRVAKRVED, from the coding sequence ATGGCGAATTTTGCTGAAATTCTGATTCGCAAACGCATCATCAGCCAAGAGCAATTGGCTGAGGCGAAAAAGCTCGCCAAGGAATCCCGCAAAAGCGTGGGCGAAGAGCTGATCCGCCTGGGCTATGCCAGCAGCGATGATGTCATGCGCGCCATGGCCCAAGAACACGGTCTGGACTTCGTCAATTTGAACGAAGTCGTCATTCCCCCCTCGGTCGTGGAATTGGTGCCTGAATCGGTCGCGCGGGAAAACGCCGTGCTGCCGCTGGCCGAAGACGACGGCACGCTCAAAGTCATCATGAGCGATCCTCTCGATTACGACACCCGTGAAAAACTCCGCTTCATTCTCAATCGCAATATCGAAATTGCCCTGGCGCCGCGGGAAATGATTTTGGAGGCCATCAACAAGCATTACGGCCAAATCGACGGCGAAAGCGCCGACTCCATGCTCCAGGAATTCACCGATACGGCCATCGACTTTACAGAAACCGTTCAGGATGCGGCAGGCGGTGCGGAAGAAGTCGTCGACGAGGCCAGTGCCCCAATCGTCCGGCTGGTGCAATTGATCATTAACGAGGCCGTCCAGTTGCGGGCTTCGGACATTCATGTTGAGCCGTTTGAAGACCGCATGCGAATTCGTTACCGCATCGACGGTGTGCTGGTGGAGCGCGACAGCCCCCCCAAACGACTGGCAGGTGCGTTGCTTTCACGCCTCAAAATTCTGGCCAAAATGGACATCGCCGAACGGCGCCGGCCACAGGACGGACGCATTAAAATTACCGCGGCCCAAAAGGAAATCGATCTGCGCGTGAGTGTGTTGCCCAGCAATCATGGCCAGTCGGTGGTGATGCGAATTTTAGATAAGGACAACATTCGGGTAGGCGTGCGGCAATTGGGGCTTTCGGAAGAAGATTTTCGCCAATTTAAGCAGCTGATCAAACGCCCCAACGGCATTATTCTGGTCACGGGGCCCACAGGGTCGGGTAAAACAACGACCCTGTATGCCGCCCTAAACGAATTGAACCGGCCCGATACCAAAATCATCACTGCCGAAGACCCCGTCGAATATTACCTTCCTGGAATCAATCAAGTCGAGGTTCGCCACAGTATTGGGCTGGACTTTGCCAAAATCATCAGGGCAATGTTACGGCAGGCGCCCAACATCATTTTGGTTGGGGAAATGCGAGATGCAGAGACGGCCTCGATGGGAATTCAGGCATCTTTGACGGGACACTTGGTTTTCAGTACACTCCATACGAACGATGCGCCCGGCGCTATTACACGTATGATTGACATGGGAGTACCCGCTTATTTGGTCTCAAGTAGCGTTATCGCCGTGTTAGCGCAGCGGTTGGTGCGCGTGATTTGCCCAAAATGCAAACAACCCTTCAAGCCCTCCGAGACGGTATTGAAGGCGGCAGGCGTGACGCCCGAAATGGCCGCCGCCGCCACGTTTATGAAGGGAAAAGGCTGTAATAACTGTCAACAAAGCGGTTACCGAGGCCGGTTGGGCATTTACGAACTGATGTTAATGTCGTCGAAAATCCGCGAATTGGCCTTCGAAGGGGCGGCCACGCAAATCATCCGCCGGGCCGCCATTAATCTTGGCATGACAACCCTTTACAACGACGGCCTGAACAAGGTGTTGAAGGGGATTACAACGCTGGAGGAACTGACTCGCGTGGCGAAACGGGTGGAGGATTAG